Proteins encoded by one window of Nitrospiraceae bacterium:
- the frr gene encoding ribosome recycling factor — MEKEVKRKATEKMEGAIETLKKEFASVRTGRASLVLLDGVKADYYGVPTPLQQVASLSIPDPRQIVIQPWDQKMIAEIEKAIQKSDLGLTPVNDGKVIRINIPALTEERRKQLVKVVKKHSEDIKVAIRNIRRDTNEGIKKLEKDQHLSEDDTKKSLDEIQKMTDSYIKKIDEALEHKEKEIMEV, encoded by the coding sequence ATGGAGAAAGAGGTAAAAAGAAAAGCAACTGAAAAAATGGAAGGCGCGATCGAAACTCTTAAAAAAGAGTTTGCTTCAGTTCGCACAGGCCGTGCATCACTTGTACTTCTTGACGGCGTAAAAGCTGATTATTACGGTGTGCCGACTCCTTTGCAACAGGTTGCCTCATTAAGCATACCGGACCCTAGACAGATAGTTATCCAGCCGTGGGATCAAAAAATGATTGCAGAGATAGAAAAAGCAATTCAAAAATCAGACCTAGGACTTACGCCTGTTAATGACGGCAAGGTTATAAGAATAAACATACCTGCACTTACAGAAGAGCGCAGAAAACAACTTGTGAAAGTTGTAAAGAAGCATTCCGAAGATATAAAAGTGGCAATTAGAAACATAAGAAGGGATACAAACGAAGGAATCAAAAAGCTTGAAAAAGATCAGCATCTGAGCGAGGATGATACAAAAAAATCGCTTGATGAAATTCAGAAGATGACTGATTCTTACATAAAAAAGATTGACGAAGCGCTTGAGCATAAAGAAAAAGAGATAATGGAGGTCTAA
- the tsf gene encoding translation elongation factor Ts, producing MTAISADIVKELREKTGAGMMDCKKALAEAGGNFEKAIDCLRQKGLATAAKKSGRQASEGLIGSYIHMDKIGVLLEINCETDFVAKTDDFKGLVKDICLHVAAANPSYLSSEDVPGDVVEREKEIYRTQTTNKPKEVIEKIVEGKLDKFFGEQCLLEQIFVKDTEQKLKIKDLVTEKIAKLGENIVVKRFVRFQLGEK from the coding sequence ATGACGGCTATTTCTGCTGATATAGTCAAAGAACTAAGAGAAAAAACCGGCGCTGGGATGATGGATTGTAAAAAGGCGCTTGCTGAGGCTGGTGGTAATTTTGAAAAAGCAATAGACTGTCTTAGGCAGAAAGGGCTTGCAACTGCCGCAAAAAAATCAGGCAGGCAGGCATCAGAAGGGCTTATTGGTTCATATATTCATATGGACAAGATAGGAGTTCTGCTTGAGATAAATTGTGAAACAGACTTTGTAGCAAAGACAGATGATTTTAAGGGACTTGTAAAAGATATATGTCTGCATGTCGCTGCTGCAAATCCCTCTTATCTTTCTAGCGAAGATGTTCCCGGAGATGTTGTCGAGAGAGAAAAAGAGATATACAGGACTCAGACGACAAACAAGCCAAAAGAGGTCATCGAAAAAATTGTTGAAGGAAAACTCGACAAGTTCTTCGGAGAGCAGTGTCTGCTTGAACAGATATTTGTTAAAGACACTGAGCAGAAACTCAAGATAAAAGACCTTGTTACAGAAAAGATTGCCAAGCTTGGGGAGAATATTGTTGTTAAGCGTTTTGTAAGATTCCAACTCGGAGAAAAATAA
- a CDS encoding TraR/DksA C4-type zinc finger protein — protein sequence MARKKEPKKQAKKPAKKAIRPAKKTVQKKLITKRAKTVKTKKIIKKVVKAKQKKKISKNFKPVQTRVVKDLDAKNKYLKKILLQKREEILKEIKQETSKYIKGENRQLVDTALDDGDWSVVDISEDISLRQLSAQREKLLKIDESLRKLDEGSYGICEICGEGISEQRLKVLPFAINCRDCQEKIEELEAIEKASPLT from the coding sequence ATGGCGAGAAAGAAAGAACCAAAAAAGCAAGCTAAAAAACCCGCTAAAAAAGCAATTAGACCAGCTAAAAAAACTGTGCAAAAGAAATTAATAACCAAAAGAGCAAAAACTGTTAAAACAAAAAAAATAATAAAAAAAGTTGTCAAGGCAAAACAAAAGAAAAAAATAAGTAAAAATTTTAAGCCTGTTCAAACGCGGGTTGTTAAGGATCTTGATGCAAAAAATAAGTATCTGAAAAAAATCCTCTTACAGAAACGCGAAGAAATTCTCAAAGAAATAAAACAAGAGACATCAAAATATATAAAAGGCGAAAACAGGCAGCTTGTCGATACTGCGCTGGATGACGGTGACTGGTCAGTTGTCGATATCTCGGAGGATATAAGCCTGAGGCAGCTCAGTGCGCAAAGGGAAAAATTGCTTAAGATAGACGAATCATTACGTAAACTGGATGAAGGCTCATATGGGATATGTGAAATCTGCGGCGAGGGGATAAGCGAACAAAGATTAAAGGTATTGCCTTTTGCAATAAACTGCAGG
- the pyrH gene encoding UMP kinase, with amino-acid sequence MDAPLKYKRILLKLSGEALMGEKGFGIDAETVSYIASEIKKVVNLGIEIAIVIGGGNIFRGVEASVKGIERASADYIGMLATVMNALALQNALEKNGIPTRVQSAIEMSQLTEHYIRRKAIRHLQKGRVVIFAAGTGNPYFTTDTAAALRAMEIGAEVILKATKVDGIYSADPIKDSKAVRYDEISYMDVLKKGLSVMDSTAISLCMDNNLPIVVFDLKGKNNIDDLVHGKKIGTTVGGNNGERGKKKSN; translated from the coding sequence ATGGATGCACCCTTAAAGTATAAAAGGATACTGCTAAAGCTCAGCGGCGAAGCCCTTATGGGTGAAAAAGGTTTTGGCATTGACGCTGAGACCGTTTCTTATATAGCAAGTGAGATAAAAAAAGTTGTGAATCTTGGGATTGAGATTGCTATAGTCATAGGCGGAGGAAATATATTCAGGGGTGTTGAGGCAAGCGTAAAAGGCATTGAACGCGCATCAGCCGATTATATCGGGATGCTTGCAACTGTTATGAATGCACTTGCTTTGCAGAATGCATTGGAAAAAAATGGAATACCCACAAGAGTTCAGTCTGCAATAGAAATGAGTCAGCTGACTGAACATTATATAAGGCGCAAGGCAATAAGACATCTTCAAAAGGGCCGTGTGGTCATTTTTGCTGCAGGCACAGGGAACCCATATTTCACAACTGATACTGCTGCTGCGCTAAGGGCGATGGAGATTGGAGCGGAGGTTATACTAAAGGCGACTAAAGTTGACGGTATTTATTCTGCTGACCCTATAAAAGATTCAAAGGCAGTAAGATATGATGAAATAAGTTATATGGATGTTCTAAAAAAAGGTCTTAGTGTTATGGATTCTACTGCAATATCATTATGCATGGACAATAATCTCCCTATAGTGGTTTTTGATCTGAAAGGCAAAAACAATATAGATGATCTTGTTCATGGCAAAAAAATAGGAACTACAGTAGGAGGAAACAATGGAGAAAGAGGTAAAAAGAAAAGCAACTGA